The Deltaproteobacteria bacterium genome has a window encoding:
- a CDS encoding Fe(2+)-trafficking protein has protein sequence MSTETIHCHRCKSEGPALPAPPWPGEQGEEIAAKVCRPCFQEWQPMQIKVLNELRLDLGDPEQAALLDAHMMIFFGLMDPAIVGLPASPYGYGEGGPEGSGETRLD, from the coding sequence ATGAGCACCGAGACCATCCATTGCCACCGCTGCAAGTCCGAGGGCCCGGCCCTCCCGGCGCCCCCCTGGCCCGGGGAGCAGGGTGAGGAGATCGCGGCCAAGGTCTGCCGCCCCTGCTTCCAGGAGTGGCAGCCGATGCAGATCAAGGTCCTCAACGAGCTGCGCCTCGATCTGGGCGATCCCGAGCAGGCCGCGCTGCTGGACGCGCACATGATGATCTTCTTCGGGTTGATGGATCCGGCCATCGTGGGCCTGCCCGCCTCGCCCTATGGGTATGGGGAGGGGGGTCCCGAGGGCAGCGGCGAGACGCGCCTCGACTGA